In the genome of Candidatus Baltobacteraceae bacterium, one region contains:
- a CDS encoding phosphopentomutase gives MAIVIDSGGVGALPDSGAYGDSSGVDTIGNVARSVGALRMPNFESYGLGALTTIRGLTPPARPRARVGRLRGRSAGKDTVTGHWEMTGILTAQAFPTYPKGFPPEVIEGFAAITGRQPLGNKAASGTEIIEELGPAHLSSGRPILYTSADSVFQVAAHEEVVPLSTLYEWCERARGMLVAPHNVNRVIARPFLGKPGAFQRTPNRRDYALEPPACVLDELAAGGVEVHAVGKICDIYCGHGIASSLRAVDNRDAMEKTLDLLRTVNGGFIFTNLNDFDSKYGHRRDARGYAAALEELDAMAPQLESLMRAGDEVVFTADHGCDPTAPGTDHTREYVPFVHLSGSAGAVLGDIEGLDMVGATVKAAFAGR, from the coding sequence GTGGCGATCGTCATTGATTCCGGCGGCGTCGGAGCGCTTCCCGATTCCGGCGCCTACGGGGATTCATCAGGTGTTGATACGATCGGAAACGTCGCACGCAGCGTTGGAGCTTTGCGTATGCCGAACTTCGAAAGCTACGGGCTGGGAGCGCTGACGACGATTCGGGGCTTGACGCCGCCGGCTCGGCCGCGGGCCCGCGTTGGGCGCCTTCGCGGCCGCAGCGCCGGCAAAGATACGGTGACGGGCCACTGGGAGATGACCGGGATCCTGACCGCCCAAGCGTTTCCCACCTACCCCAAGGGCTTTCCGCCCGAGGTCATCGAGGGGTTTGCAGCCATCACCGGACGGCAGCCGCTAGGGAACAAGGCCGCCTCCGGGACCGAAATTATCGAGGAACTTGGCCCCGCCCACTTGTCGAGCGGCCGCCCCATCCTCTATACTTCCGCCGATTCGGTCTTTCAGGTTGCCGCCCACGAAGAGGTAGTTCCTCTTTCGACCTTGTACGAGTGGTGTGAACGCGCGCGAGGGATGCTGGTGGCGCCGCATAACGTCAATCGAGTCATCGCGCGTCCGTTCTTAGGTAAGCCGGGGGCTTTCCAGCGAACGCCGAATCGACGCGACTACGCTCTCGAACCGCCCGCGTGCGTGCTCGACGAGCTGGCCGCCGGGGGTGTTGAGGTGCACGCCGTAGGAAAAATCTGCGACATTTATTGCGGACACGGCATCGCCTCGTCGTTACGCGCCGTCGACAATCGCGACGCGATGGAGAAGACGCTGGACTTGCTGCGCACGGTAAACGGGGGCTTCATTTTTACGAATCTGAACGACTTCGACTCCAAGTACGGGCACCGTCGCGACGCACGCGGCTATGCCGCCGCATTGGAAGAGCTCGACGCGATGGCGCCGCAGCTGGAGTCGCTCATGCGCGCCGGCGATGAGGTCGTGTTTACGGCCGATCACGGCTGCGATCCGACCGCACCCGGTACCGACCACACCCGCGAGTACGTGCCCTTCGTCCATTTGAGCGGTTCGGCCGGAGCCGTGCTCGGGGACATCGAGGGGCTCGACATGGTCGGCGCCACCGTCAAAGCGGCGTTTGCGGGACGATAA
- a CDS encoding sugar transferase: MQIAVAAPPLERTVPQTWRAVKRLTDVVLGMVLLLLVSPIVAIAAIGIVCVTGGSPFYAQERVGMGGRRFKMYKLRTMVNGAHAMRDDLMHLNEASGPVFKIRNDPRLHPLGRLLRRSSIDEFPNFLNVVLGDMSLVGPRPALPCEVAHYDAFARRRLTVPQGITCLWQVNGRSEVSFEHWMELDNHYVDTWSPMGDLVLIARTIPAVLRKDGAH, translated from the coding sequence ATGCAGATCGCCGTCGCCGCGCCGCCGCTCGAACGCACCGTGCCCCAGACGTGGCGCGCGGTCAAACGATTGACCGACGTGGTGCTGGGAATGGTGCTGCTGCTGCTCGTGTCGCCGATCGTCGCAATCGCCGCCATCGGCATCGTCTGCGTCACCGGCGGATCTCCGTTCTACGCGCAGGAGCGCGTCGGTATGGGCGGCCGGCGATTCAAGATGTACAAGCTGCGCACGATGGTCAACGGCGCGCACGCGATGCGTGACGACCTGATGCACCTCAACGAGGCGTCCGGTCCGGTCTTCAAGATTCGCAACGATCCGCGCTTGCATCCATTGGGACGGCTCTTGCGACGATCCTCGATCGACGAGTTCCCAAACTTTCTCAACGTCGTGCTGGGCGACATGTCGCTGGTCGGACCGCGTCCCGCGCTGCCGTGTGAAGTGGCGCACTACGACGCGTTCGCGCGCCGGCGCCTTACCGTTCCGCAAGGCATTACCTGCCTGTGGCAGGTCAACGGCCGCAGCGAGGTTTCATTCGAGCATTGGATGGAGCTGGACAACCACTACGTCGACACGTGGTCGCCGATGGGGGATCTCGTCTTGATCGCACGCACGATTCCGGCCGTCTTGCGTAAGGACGGAGCCCATTAA